One region of Salvia miltiorrhiza cultivar Shanhuang (shh) chromosome 3, IMPLAD_Smil_shh, whole genome shotgun sequence genomic DNA includes:
- the LOC131018276 gene encoding protein FAR1-RELATED SEQUENCE 5-like, translated as MSVQDNQNLWDDEDVVDLVTPKCDSKLIPVVGQLFPTLEEAVEFYDDYADACGFETRLGTIKRCRRTGTIIHRYVLCNREGLKPKKQSAANGSSKKERQTVSIRVDCMARIVFRLVAGRGYKVLTFNEDHTHNMVPEGQRHLLNSNRNVSYVHQMLILTGMKANIGPTRTFRFFKELVGTYDKVGCTVKDFKNYGRDLRSFADGVDARILLDNFKNKQESCPGFKYSFDTFEDKTLKRLFWADECSIKNFKLFGDAVSFDATYRTNRYKLIFTPFTGKDNHGRCVTFGAALIANEDVESYSWVFNKFRECMGSEPNVLTTDQDPAMRKAVQNVLPNTSHRLCMWHILMKVAEKLPGQLKKDTELKNKLNEVVWSDYVEISVFEENWHRLMDEYGLGEIRWFSDMFAIRANWVPAYFREIKMSGLFRTTSMSESENSFFRRHFNSNADLVQFYMHYVSAMDAQRSTYDTITLADETGALDMCTELPMERHASTVYTNKIFKDEVQVEIVSAAATCLMSKMYTDGSMDFYDVDDTVEGTFKVSYRSNDDYFSCSCNLFIRKGLLCRHIFYVMRNLKMKRIPSKYISTRWSKLSRVGDSSRQHVKDVSSIGREVSGNQQFFLELCKSIGHVRGDDELKEQLFKDLEAITEKYSKLGLPIDSTSKQLLFEEYYGSAAPDEVDVLPPNIVHTKGSGCGGRRKSLAEKLAQQALKPKRKCRKCNRLVNHDSRNCPG; from the exons ATGTCTGTTCAAG ATAATCAGAATTTGTGGGATGATGAAGATGTAGTTGACTTAGTTACGCCAAAATGTGACAGTAAACTAATTCCGGTTGTTGGACAATTATTCCCAACGTTGGAAGAGGCCGTCGAGTTCTACGACGACTATGCTGATGCTTGTGGGTTTGAGACACGTTTGGGTACAATAAAAAGATGCAGACGTACAGGTACAATAATTCATAGATACGTTTTATGCAATCGGGAGGGCTTGAAACCCAAGAAACAGAGTGCAGCTAACGGTTCATCGAAGAAGGAAAGGCAGACAGTTTCTATAAGGGTTGATTGCATGGCACGTATTGTGTTCCGACTAGTTGCTGGTCGTGGATATAAGGTACTCACTTTTAATGAGGATCACACTCATAATATGGTACCCGAAGGTCAACGTCATCTATTGAATTCTAATCGGAATGTGAGCTACGTGCACCAGATGTTGATACTCACTGGTATGAAAGCGAACATTGGGCCTACGAGGACATTTAGATTCTTCAAGGAACTTGTTGGTACTTATGATAAAGTCGGTTGTACAGTCAAAGACTTCAAGAACTATGGGCGTGATCTAAGGTCTTTTGCTGATGGTGTGGATGCACGTATATTGTTGGACAATTTCAAGAATAAACAAGAGAGTTGCCCCGGATTCAAGTATTCATTTGACACATTTGAGGATAAAACGCTGAAGAGATTATTTTGGGCAGATGAATGCTCAATTAAGAATTTCAAACTCTTTGGCGATGCGGTCTCGTTTGATGCTACATATAGAACAAACAG GTACAAGTTGATTTTTACACCATTCACTGGCAAAGACAACCATGGCAGATGTGTCACATTTGGTGCCGCACTTATTGCTAACGAGGATGTGGAATCTTATTCGTGGGTTTTCAATAAGTTTCGCGAGTGCATGGGTTCTGAGCCTAATGTACTTACAACAGATCAGGATCCAGCTATGAGGAAGGCCGTTCAGAACGTGTTACCTAATACGTCTCATAGACTTTGCATGTGGCATATATTGATGAAGGTTGCTGAGAAGTTACCGGGGCAGTTGAAGAAAGACACAGAgctgaaaaataaattaaatgaggTGGTTTGGTCTGACTATGTTGAGATATCTGTTTTCGAGGAGAATTGGCATCGCCTTATGGATGAGTACGGTCTTGGGGAAATTAGATGGTTCTCCGACATGTTTGCCATACGAGCCAACTGGGTTCCCGCATATTTTCGAGAAATTAAGATGAGTGGCCTATTTAGGACAACCTCAATGTCAGAGAGTGAAAACAGCTTCTTTAGGCGGCATTTCAATTCAAATGCAGATTTGGTTCAATTCTACATGCATTATGTTAGTGCTATGGACGCACAACGCAGTACTTATGACACCATAACCTTGGCAGATGAAACAGGTGCTCTTGATATGTGTACTGAACTCCCTATGGAACGTCATGCATCTACCGTGTACACCAATAAAATATTCAAGGATGAAGTTCAAGTTGAGATTGTTTCTGCTGCAGCCACATGCTTGATGTCCAAGATGTATACTGATGGTAGTATGGACTTCTATGATGTTGATGATACCGTTGAGGGCACGTTCAAGGTGTCTTATAGATCGAATGACGATTATTTCTCATGCTCATGCAACCTGTTCATCAGGAAGGGACTTTTGTGCAGGCACATTTTTTATGTCATGCGCAACCTAAAAATGAAGCGGATTCCAAGCAAATACATATCCACGAGATGGTCAAAGCTATCTAGAGTTGGCGATTCCTCTCGACAACACGTCAAAGATGTTAGCAGCATTGGGAGAGAGGTTAGTGGAAACCAACAATTCTTCCTCGAGCTTTGTAAATCTATTGGCCATGTTAGAGGAGATGATGAGCTAAAAGAGCAACTGTTCAAGGATCTGGAGGCTATTACTGAAAAATACTCAAAATTGGGCTTACCGATTGATTCAACATCCAAACAACTTTTGTTTGAAGAGTACTATGGTTCGGCTGCACCAGATGAAGTTGATGTTCTACCACCGAATATAGTGCATACCAAAGGGAGTGGATGTGGGGGTAGACGGAAGTCGTTGGCGGAAAAGTTAGCTCAACAAGCTTTGAAGCCGAAAAGAAAGTGCAGGAAATGCAATAGATTGGTTAACCATGATTCGAGGAACTGTCCTGGGTAG
- the LOC131017415 gene encoding probable disease resistance RPP8-like protein 2 isoform X2 has protein sequence MAPPLNIDENIFDLSSKRDSISEIRTCMPEFRVDGAETTSENVGEEEDEVDGVETSSENAGEEEEDYEDMGVDGAETTSEVVGEEGDDEDKYMEELKGYICSTFWEELSTVLITGMAGIGKTTLARQVYNHPHVVAQFKGRAWVCVTGLTGKEVLMKLIRQVVYSKKLEGDSLLEKMDRRDKKSLQEMLHQHLKGKRYLIVLDDVHKEMIWESIWEGLPHEKKSSKLLLTSRSKNTRRDPFSSDEMESRIHYAYRMQPLNPEESWRFFSKTIFCGIDKSHEFPKHLLKMGRDMLTLCGGVRLAIKEMGMQLAEKRRSGIEWEQLLQPTRCNAILEAIMLMIIQRLDSRSDWVYLEEVINVLKMMVDFVRDKELEEGSRLYYFICDVVDMAHYLGENRPISKN, from the exons ATGGCCCCGCCCCTCAACATCGATGAAAACATATTTGATCTCTCCTCGAAGAGAGATTCAATCAGTGAGATAAGGACGTGCATGCCTGAATTCAGAGTTGATGGGGCAGAGACAACATCAGAAAAtgttggagaagaagaagacgaagttGATGGGGTGGAGACGTCATCAGAAAATGCTGGTGAAGAGGAAGAAGACTATGAAGATATGGGAGTTGATGGGGCGGAGACGACATCAGAAGTTgttggagaagaaggagatgacGAAGATAAATATATGGAAGAGCTTAAGGGGTATATTTGTAGTACGTTTTGGGAAGAACTATCGACTGTCTTAATCACAGGCATGGCAGGTATTGGAAAGACAACTCTTGCTAGACAAGTATACAACCACCCACACGTCGTTGCTCAATTCAAGGGCCGTGCTTGGGTGTGTGTTACTGGCTTGACTGGGAAAGAGGTACTTATGAAACTAATACGACAGGTCGTATATAGTAAGAAACTCGAAGGAGATTCCTTGTTAGAGAAAATGGATCGTAGAGACAAGAAAAGTCTCCAAGAGATGCTTCACCAACACCTGAAAGGAAAGCGATATTTGATagttctcgacgacgtgcacaaAGAAATGATCTGGGAATCTATCTGGGAAGGTCTTCCACATGAAA AAAAAAGTAGTAAATTGCTGCTCACGAGTCGCAGTAAGAATACACGAAGAGACCCCTTCTCTTCGGATGAGATGGAAAGTCGTATCCATTATGCTTATCGGATGCAACCTCTAAATCCTGAGGAGAGCTGGCGATTTTTTTCTAAAACAATATTTTGTGGCATTGATAAATCGCACGAATTCCCAAAGCATTTGTTGAAAATGGGGAGAGACATGTTGACACTATGTGGCGGTGTGCGGTTAGCTATAAAAGAGATGGGAATGCAGTTAGCAGAAAAGAGACGGTCAGGGATTGAATGGGAACAGCTTCTTCAACCGACTCGTTGCAATGCAATTTTGGAGGCTATCATGTTAATGATAATACAAAGGCTAGACAGCCGTTCAGATTGGGTTTATCTGGAAGAGGTGATAAATGTCCTTAAAATGATGGTGGATTTCGTGAGAGACAAGGAATTGGAAGAGGGAAGCAGGCTGTATTATTTCATATGCGACGTCGTCGACATGGCTCACTATCTTGGGGAGAATAGGCCCATTTCTAAAAACTAG
- the LOC131017415 gene encoding disease resistance protein RPP8-like isoform X1, which translates to MGSSSSAPKRANRIPQRDDDHVNMAPPLNIDENIFDLSSKRDSISEIRTCMPEFRVDGAETTSENVGEEEDEVDGVETSSENAGEEEEDYEDMGVDGAETTSEVVGEEGDDEDKYMEELKGYICSTFWEELSTVLITGMAGIGKTTLARQVYNHPHVVAQFKGRAWVCVTGLTGKEVLMKLIRQVVYSKKLEGDSLLEKMDRRDKKSLQEMLHQHLKGKRYLIVLDDVHKEMIWESIWEGLPHEKKSSKLLLTSRSKNTRRDPFSSDEMESRIHYAYRMQPLNPEESWRFFSKTIFCGIDKSHEFPKHLLKMGRDMLTLCGGVRLAIKEMGMQLAEKRRSGIEWEQLLQPTRCNAILEAIMLMIIQRLDSRSDWVYLEEVINVLKMMVDFVRDKELEEGSRLYYFICDVVDMAHYLGENRPISKN; encoded by the exons ATGGGATCTTCCAGCAGTGCGCCAAAACGAGCTAACCGCATTCCTCAGCGAGATG ATGACCACGTCAACATGGCCCCGCCCCTCAACATCGATGAAAACATATTTGATCTCTCCTCGAAGAGAGATTCAATCAGTGAGATAAGGACGTGCATGCCTGAATTCAGAGTTGATGGGGCAGAGACAACATCAGAAAAtgttggagaagaagaagacgaagttGATGGGGTGGAGACGTCATCAGAAAATGCTGGTGAAGAGGAAGAAGACTATGAAGATATGGGAGTTGATGGGGCGGAGACGACATCAGAAGTTgttggagaagaaggagatgacGAAGATAAATATATGGAAGAGCTTAAGGGGTATATTTGTAGTACGTTTTGGGAAGAACTATCGACTGTCTTAATCACAGGCATGGCAGGTATTGGAAAGACAACTCTTGCTAGACAAGTATACAACCACCCACACGTCGTTGCTCAATTCAAGGGCCGTGCTTGGGTGTGTGTTACTGGCTTGACTGGGAAAGAGGTACTTATGAAACTAATACGACAGGTCGTATATAGTAAGAAACTCGAAGGAGATTCCTTGTTAGAGAAAATGGATCGTAGAGACAAGAAAAGTCTCCAAGAGATGCTTCACCAACACCTGAAAGGAAAGCGATATTTGATagttctcgacgacgtgcacaaAGAAATGATCTGGGAATCTATCTGGGAAGGTCTTCCACATGAAA AAAAAAGTAGTAAATTGCTGCTCACGAGTCGCAGTAAGAATACACGAAGAGACCCCTTCTCTTCGGATGAGATGGAAAGTCGTATCCATTATGCTTATCGGATGCAACCTCTAAATCCTGAGGAGAGCTGGCGATTTTTTTCTAAAACAATATTTTGTGGCATTGATAAATCGCACGAATTCCCAAAGCATTTGTTGAAAATGGGGAGAGACATGTTGACACTATGTGGCGGTGTGCGGTTAGCTATAAAAGAGATGGGAATGCAGTTAGCAGAAAAGAGACGGTCAGGGATTGAATGGGAACAGCTTCTTCAACCGACTCGTTGCAATGCAATTTTGGAGGCTATCATGTTAATGATAATACAAAGGCTAGACAGCCGTTCAGATTGGGTTTATCTGGAAGAGGTGATAAATGTCCTTAAAATGATGGTGGATTTCGTGAGAGACAAGGAATTGGAAGAGGGAAGCAGGCTGTATTATTTCATATGCGACGTCGTCGACATGGCTCACTATCTTGGGGAGAATAGGCCCATTTCTAAAAACTAG
- the LOC131017418 gene encoding uncharacterized protein LOC131017418, with amino-acid sequence MRMRSGFTGKRAEGHFPTPPVKEIILQNKMNAAQAKATKWRQKMLHKAQIYLDYMARKAQREAAATAGISENIVNERPTEDVVDISNSITKDSTAATTGISENIVNERPTEDVVDISNSINKDSTAHDTKLKDASIDVEVEDSEDDDMPVVQRKRTRSATRALLKSSDAQEKGCFSKRGRYTKEEKGKSILDPGMVADTTKIEDVNIEDKKTKVNVPKNPVDIRCKRRGRRTNQPREADNVEGGKFPKLNTRTCVAALFDGLKLMNNPQKESVKKMGFGVILELSIREIPGRMAYWVLDHFNYESGELEISPEKKIKVTEDDVYRVFGVPRGNKEIELFERTETNDLFVEWVTFFGQRGKDSIKIGAVVEKMLDCTDGGTWFKRHFMIVVAFCMFESTTNGTVHPFILNCLVNLDKLWEWNWASYVMRSLSDHKKSWELDKSKMFVGPTAFIVLFYVDRVQVLNQPVCRALPLFKNWTTKMLRAREKREKAAKKFGTGPIRQPIPLPYDDVTPEHEGVSDRADVSSSNEGSWGMSIIKDAFEISEKIERLKKYVKETPESVFDDANAVKRLEEAEQILGLKLRVFSSGAGPTTPHVLLDDDAFYSDPPVLKSIDEAFEDAISKGSSRFRDVADIPSFDLGLPDANVENIPVGPIVTPSVDHAIAKNNNEQVTASTPPTTTTMPASAIKNNEQAQGIAPNFDVLEDAVRSTNINEGTKTLQERDGEGSRSVDKTTGGGQIRVQPVKVVGMSAGKENEGCSSLLPPVWKMKNTRTGAEKRMILGSLSTNIVGQLSMKPKIAKKGGFLKSANLRSPYLQREISTSKQLNKTEKELGIYGMYKADDEEEEVMFSYKDIELRRSDMYTLRRGAIVGDFLVSAWCVILNSNEQTRSNTSPARFFASVNIFLDTIFGKDFSVQANKDVFFDLMTAELTDYHNSPLKEIDLFFFPIKENDIFYAMCVDTRKGKIFVLDSTIDPNSARDTTNYEKLATVLRFALAEYLRHNSEFAKADAVSRTQLHLVKMKWADRKNTIDTGVYLMRHLETFMGDGSPSWKCGMSSSSPRLIGRLRVRYCARILDCEYNDAREGVLKGASEHYQTLCADTMFNAQFVLLG; translated from the exons ATGAGGATGCGGTCGGGTTTCACTGGGAAGAGAGCTGAAGGGCATTTTC CTACACCACCAGTTAAAGAAATAATCTTGCAGAATAAGATGAATGCAGCACAGGCGAAAG CTACCAAGTGGAGGCAAAAAATGCTTCATAAGGCGCAAATATATCTTGATTACATGGCTAGGAAAGCCCAGCGTGAGGCAG CTGCCACTGCAGGTATATCAGAAAATATTGTCAATGAGCGCCCAACAGAAGATGTTGTAGACATATCGAACTCTATTACTAAGGATTCAACAG CTGCCACTACAGGTATATCAGAAAATATTGTCAATGAGCGCCCAACAGAAGATGTTGTTGACATATCGAACTCTATTAATAAGGATTCAACAG CCCATGATACCAAACTTAAAGATGCTTCAATAGATGTTGAAGTTGAAGACTCTGAGGATGATGATATGCCTGTAGTTCAAAGAAAACGCACAAGAAGTGCCACACGTGCTTTACTTAAAAGCTCGGACGCACAAG AAAAGGGTTGTTTCTCCAAGCGTGGGAGATACACAAAAGAAGAAAAGGGTAAATCTATACTAGACCCCG GAATGGTGGCTGATACTACAAAAATTGAGGATGTGAACATTGAGGACAAGAAGACAAAGGTGAATGTACCGAAAAACCCTGTAGATATACGATGTAAGCGTAGGGGGAGAAGGACAAATCAGCCAAGGGAAGCTGATAATGTGGAAGGCGGCAAATTTCCAAAGTTAAATACGCGAACCTGTGTGGCAGCTTTGTTCGATGGACTGAAATTGATGAACAATCCCCAAAAGGAGTCTGTGAAAAAAATGGGTTTTGGAGTCATTCTAGAACTGTCTATTAGGGAGATACCAGGTCGGATGGCTTATTGGGTACTTGACCATTTCAACTATGAGAGCGGCGAATTAGAGATTTCACCTGAGAAGAAGATTAAGGTGACAGAGGATGACGTATACCGTGTCTTTGGAGTACCTAGAGGAAACAAGGAAATTGAGTTGTTTGAGAGAACTGAAACGAACGACCTGTTCGTGGAGTGGGTAACCTTTTTTGGGCAGCGTGGTAAAGACTCAATCAAAATAGGAGCAGTTGTGGAAAAGATGCTTGACTGCACAGATGGAGGAACATGGTTCAAACGCCATTTCATGATTGTAGTTGCTTTCTGCATGTTTGAGAGTACAACTAATGGGACAGTACACCCATTTATACTAAATTGCTTGGTGAACTTGGACAAATTATGGGAGTGGAATTGGGCTAGCTATGTCATGCGGAGTTTGTCAGATCACAAAAAATCCTGGGAGCTTGACAAGTCTAAGATGTTCGTTGGACCGACAGCATTTATTGTG CTTTTCTATGTGGATCGTGTGCAAGTATTGAACCAACCTGTATGCAGAGCTCTACCATTGTTCAAGAATTGGACAACTAAGATGTTGAGAGCCCGAGAAAAACGTGAAAAGGCTGCAAAGAAATTTGGGACTGGCCCAATACGGCAGCCGATCCCCTTGCCATATGATGATGTGACTCCGGAACATGAAGGTGTGAGTGATAGGGCAGATGTGTCGTCTTCGAACGAGGGCAGTTGGGGGATGAGTATAATTAAAGATGCATTTGAAATTTCGGAAAAGATTGAACGATTGAAAAAGTATGTGAAAGAGACCCCAGAGTCAGTGTTCGATGATGCGAATGCGGTTAAAAGGTTGGAAGAGGCTGAACAAATTTTGGGCCTTAAACTGCGAGTGTTCAGTTCTGGAGCGGGTCCTACTACGCCTCACGTTCTCTTGGATGACGACGCTTTTTACTCTGATCCACCAGTCCTGAAGTCTATTGATGAAGCTTTTGAGGATGCAATTTCTAAGGGAAGCAGTAGATTTCGAGATGTGGCTGACATACCCTCGTTCGACTTAGGTTTACCAGATGCAAATGTAGAAAATATCCCG GTTGGCCCGATTGTGACACCAAGTGTGGATCATGCCATTGCTAAAAATAACAATGAACAG GTAACCGCGTCAACGCCACCGACAACCACGACCATGCCTGCCAGCGCAATTAAAAACAATGAGCAG GCCCAAGGCATTGCACCAAATTTTGATGTCCTTGAAGATGCAGTTCGATCGACGAATATAAATGAG GGTACAAAAACTTTGCAAGAACGGGATGGAGAAGGTAGTCGAAGCGTCGATAAGACAACTGGCGGTGGTCAGATACGTGTTCAA CCTGTAAAAGTTGTGGGAATGTCCGCGGGCAAAGAAAATGAAGGTTGCAGTTCGTTGTTGCCACCG GTGTGGAAGATGAAAAATACTCGAACAGGTGCAGAGAAACGAATGATTTTGGGCAGCTTGTCAACAAAT ATTGTGGGTCAGTTGTCTATGAAACCAAAAATAGCCAAGAAAGGAGGGTTCTTGAAATCGGCAAACTTGAGATCGCCTTATCTACAGCGGGAAATAAGTACATCAAAGCAGTTGAACAAAACTGAGAAAGAATTAGGGATTTATGGGATGTACAAAGCAGATGATGAAGA gGAGGAAGTTATGTTCTCGTACAAGGATATTGAGCTGCGTCGTTCGGACATGTACACCTTAAGGAGAGGTGCAATTGTAGGTGACTTTCTCGTCAGTGCATGGTGTGTGATACTAAACTCCAATGAGCAGACAAGATCAAACACATCTCCAGCTCGTTTTTTTGCTTCAGTGAACATTTTT CTGGACACAATTTTTGGGAAAGACTTCTCTGTGCAAGCGAACAAGGATGTGTTTTTTGATTTAATGACTGCAGAGCTTACAGATTACCACAACAGTCCGTTAAAAGAGATAGATCTT TTCTTTTTCCCAATCAAGGAGAATGACATCTTCTATGCTATGTGCGTGGACACACGCAAGGGAAAGATATTCGTATTGGATAGCACAATCGACCCTAATAGTGCACGCGACACAACGAACTATGAAAAACTTGCAACGGTACTG CGATTTGCGTTGGCAGAGTACCTTAGGCACAATAGCGAGTTTGCTAAGGCAGACGCAGTCTCTCGTACCCAATTGCATCTTGTAAAGATGAAATGGGCTGACCGCAAGAATACAATTGATACGGGTGTGTACCTTATGCGTCATTTAGAGACATTTATGGGCGATGGATCACCAAGCTGGAAATGTGGAATGTCATCATCGTCCCCGCGTTTGATAGGTCGCTTGAGAGTTAGATATTGTGCAAGAATCTTAGATTGTGAATACAACGATGCAAGGGAAGGTGTTCTAAAGGGTGCATCAGAGCATTATCAGACCTTGTGCGCAGATACTATGTTCAACGCTCAGTTTGTGCTGCTTGGATGA
- the LOC131017413 gene encoding disease resistance protein RPP13-like has translation MSMLEGAEAESSSYKSESFGEGDQNENVVGLEEDVDLLLRRVNSNGELHSYLITGMTGIGKTALVRKVYNHAGVVDQFDRRVWVCCFTNFSHKKILMKIIEQLVDCEEFKRDSLLEKMERADNFCVGEMLRKHLEGMRYLIVLDDFAKEMCLGYILEFLPFEVKGSRLLLTSRFAYKDVKIGYTHWVKTLDPRKSWQLLLKTIPSELKFPKNLEKMGRDMLRKCDGLPLAIIEVGKQLAKRRPLTESEWEEALESNDLGVILPLFESSYQKLDPESKPCFLHMAFFKQYTSIRTGKLEHVSAIVRKVSENQIRSHMSILAQENFVEVEDKKNCRIHAILHMLSIKKAEEEIGLEILRSSGNNRPFESPRHHRVIICSRDKFNFSTDQDKHLVSLFFHGGGLFDTSPSYWKSFELLKILDWEDFGLKNLPESSIDTMMGLRYLGLRNNYIQKLPLALGSLKELEVLDIALNFMVEVPDIIWEMCSLRHLYMSDVIGREPLKIDTLENLETLTYISFDNWTCDLSCKEKMSRINKLGIEEIDENSDVSKLFASLVELKNLETLILRGFRFRSMPCLDNLGILRSIRTLKLEGILPMLPSASNFPRLLESFTLVNSCLDEDPMPILAARLPVLRHLKLRNAYTGEEMVISKYMNHLEVLCMEDLWNVREFEVGKGRLSNLKNLEIKNCPYLETLPEEIGEMRKLEELKMVTTKTIATKIRNSDLISEIRQRSSDFRLHLNSDN, from the exons ATGAGCATGCTCGAAGGGGCAGAGGCAGAGTCATCCTCGTACAAATCAGAAAGTTTCGGAGAAGGAGACCAAAATGAAAATGTGGTGGGATTAGAGGAAGACGTGGATCTGCTGCTTCGCAGAGTGAATTCTAATGGGGAACTACACAGCTATTTGATCACAGGGATGACTGGTATTGGGAAGACAGCTCTTGTAAGAAAAGTGTACAACCATGCAGGCGTCGTTGATCAATTCGATAGGCGTGTTTGGGTATGTTGTTTTACTAACTTtagtcataaaaaaatattgatgaaGATAATAGAGCAGCTGGTAGATTGTGAGGAATTTAAAAGGGATTCTTTATTGGAGAAAATGGAGCGTGCAGACAATTTTTGTGTGGGGGAGATGCTGCGCAAACATCTCGAGGGAATGCGATATTTGATAGTTCTTGATGACTTTGCCAAGGAAATGTGCTTGGGATATATCTTGGAATTTCTTCCATTTGAAG TTAAAGGAAGTAGGTTGCTTCTCACGAGTCGATTTGCCTATAAAGATGTGAAGATCGGTTATACTCATTGGGTGAAAACTTTGGATCCTCGTAAGAGCTGGCAATTGCTTTTGAAAACTATACCAAGTGAGCTAAAATTCCCAAAGAACTTGGAGAAAATGGGGAGAGACATGTTGAGGAAATGTGACGGTCTACCATTAGCTATAATCGAGGTGGGCAAACAGTTAGCAAAAAGGAGACCATTGACAGAGAGTGAATGGGAGGAAGCTCTTGAATCAAATGATTTGGGCGTAATACTGCCGTTATTTGAGTCCAGTTATCAAAAATTGGATCCAGAATCCAAGCCATGCTTCTTGCATATGGCCTTCTTTAAGCAATATACAAGTATTAGGACAGGGAAGTTGGAACATGTTTCGGCTATAGTAAGAAAGGTCTCAGAAAACCAAATTAGATCACATATGAGTATCTTAGCTCAGGAAAATTTTGTTGAAGTCGAGGACAAGAAGAATTGTCGCATCCATGCTATACTACACATGTTATCCATCAAAAAAGCAGAGGAGGAAATAGGTCTTGAGATCCTAAGGAGCAGTGGAAATAATCGACCCTTTGAGAGTCCTCGTCATCACCGTGTTATCATTTGTAGCAGAGACAAGTTCAACTTCTCCACGGATCAAGATAAACATCttgtttctctcttcttccatggaGGTGGCTTGTTCGACACTAGTCCCTCTTATTGGAAGAGCTTTGAACTACTTAAGATACTTGATTGGGAAGATTTTGGGCTGAAGAATTTGCCAGAAAGTAGCATTGACACAATGATGGGATTAAGATACTTGGGATTGAGAAACAATTACATACAAAAGCTCCCACTCGCGTTGGGGAGCTTGAAAGAGCTTGAGGTTCTTGATATAGCTCTCAACTTTATGGTGGAGGTGCCAGATATTATATGGGAAATGTGTAGCCTTCGTCACCTCTACATGTCTGATGTGATTGGCCGAGAGCCTTTGAAGATTGACACGCTGGAGAATCTGGAGACCTTAACCTACATCTCATTTGATAATTGGACTTGTGATCTCTCGTGCAAGGAAAAGATGAGCCGTATCAACAAACTGGGcattgaagaaattgatgaaaactcGGATGTAAGCAAGCTCTTTGCATCATTGGTTGAGCTGAAGAATCTTGAAACCCTAATCTTAAGAGGGTTTCGTTTCAGAAGCATGCCTTGTTTGGACAACCTTGGTATTCTACGAAGTATTCGTACACTCAAACTAGAAGGGATTCTTCCCATGTTACCAAGTGCCTCTAATTTCCCTCGATTACTCGAATCATTTACGTTGGTTAATAGCTGTCTTGATGAAGACCCCATGCCAATACTAGCCGCGAGGTTACCTGTCCTTAGGCACCTCAAATTGCGGAATGCATACACTGGTGAAGAAATGGTGATCTCGAAATACATGAATCACCTCGAGGTCTTGTGCATGGAAGACCTGTGGAATGTGAGAGAATTTGAAGTTGGAAAAGGTAGGCTGTCAAATCTCAAGAATTTAGAGATCAAGAATTGTCCATACTTGGAGACGCTTCCGGAAGAGATTGGGGAGATGAGAAAGTTGGAGGAGTTAAAGATGGTGACAACCAAAACCATTGCAACAAAGATCAGAAACTCAGACTTAATCTCCGAAATAAGGCAGCGGTCTTCTGATTTTCGGTTGCATTTGAATAGTGATAATTAA